CCCGGCGGCAGACTTGCTGTGGCAGGCGGCGACGAAACCGTGCCGCTCATCAACGCGCTGATGGGGGATTTCAATCACGTCATCCTCACGCAGGACTGGCACCCGGAGGGGCATTCCTCCTTTGCCTCGCAGCATCAAGGGGCCGCGCCCTTCTCCGCCATCACCATGCCCTATGGCCCGCAGACGCTCTGGCCGGACCATTGCATCATCGGCAGCGAAGGGGCGGCCTTTCACAAGGGTCTGAACGTGACGCGCGCCGAACTCATCATCCGCAAGGGCTTCCGCAAGCCGATCGATTCCTACTCGGCCTTCTTCGAGAACGATCATGTGACGCCAACCGGCCTTGGCGGATACCTG
The nucleotide sequence above comes from Hyphomicrobiales bacterium. Encoded proteins:
- the pncA gene encoding bifunctional nicotinamidase/pyrazinamidase, producing the protein MDNRALIVIDVQNDFCPGGRLAVAGGDETVPLINALMGDFNHVILTQDWHPEGHSSFASQHQGAAPFSAITMPYGPQTLWPDHCIIGSEGAAFHKGLNVTRAELIIRKGFRKPIDSYSAFFENDHVTPTGLGGYLRERGLTRLTLVGLAFDYCVRYSAEDARAQGFGVTVIEKATRAIDLNGSAAVTKASFAERDIVLA